The following proteins are co-located in the Polystyrenella longa genome:
- a CDS encoding integrase core domain-containing protein, with protein sequence MNFQMQHWHLLVLALASWINREQQQAIEYLQAENRVLREKLGKKRILLNDDQRGRLAAKGKALGRKLLREIGTIFTPDTILRWHRELIARKWDYSSDKPRVGRPRIRQEVVEQMLRFAKQNPTWGADRIQGALANVGYHITYTTVRNVLKANGIEPVPNRPASMSWQTFLKAHWETIFAVDFTTVEVWTKTGLTTFYIMVVMELKSRRVEIAGITTNPNKQWVTQVARNLTGSDEYLENATHLILDRDGSFQPFRTYLHKMTNIEPVLLPPKSPNMNAYLERFMRSLKSECLDKMIFFGQHSLERALKEYVAHYHFERNHQGLDNQLIDPDEEVGCVAGKIECRERLGGLLKYYYRDAA encoded by the coding sequence TGGATCAATCGCGAACAACAGCAGGCGATCGAGTACCTGCAGGCCGAAAACCGCGTCCTCCGGGAGAAGCTCGGAAAGAAACGCATCCTGCTCAATGACGACCAGAGAGGACGTCTGGCTGCAAAAGGAAAGGCACTCGGACGGAAGTTACTGCGTGAAATCGGAACCATCTTCACACCTGATACGATTCTCCGCTGGCATCGAGAACTGATCGCCCGGAAGTGGGATTATTCGTCGGACAAACCGCGTGTAGGCCGACCCCGCATTCGACAGGAGGTTGTTGAACAGATGCTTCGTTTCGCGAAACAGAACCCCACTTGGGGAGCTGATCGAATCCAGGGTGCTTTGGCAAATGTCGGCTACCACATCACATACACAACCGTCAGGAATGTACTTAAAGCGAATGGAATCGAACCCGTACCTAACCGCCCCGCTTCGATGTCCTGGCAGACATTCCTCAAAGCTCATTGGGAAACCATCTTCGCCGTCGATTTCACAACGGTCGAAGTCTGGACGAAAACGGGGCTGACTACGTTTTACATCATGGTGGTAATGGAATTGAAATCACGCCGTGTTGAGATCGCAGGAATTACGACTAATCCCAACAAGCAATGGGTAACTCAGGTTGCACGTAACCTGACCGGTAGTGATGAATACCTGGAGAACGCCACACATCTTATTCTTGATCGCGATGGTAGCTTTCAACCATTCCGTACATATCTTCACAAGATGACCAACATCGAACCAGTTCTTCTACCACCGAAGAGCCCCAACATGAATGCGTATCTCGAACGATTCATGAGAAGCCTGAAATCCGAATGCCTGGACAAGATGATTTTCTTCGGGCAACACTCACTCGAACGGGCCCTGAAAGAATACGTTGCTCACTACCATTTCGAGCGGAATCATCAGGGACTCGACAATCAGTTGATTGATCCTGATGAAGAAGTTGGATGCGTTGCCGGCAAGATCGAATGCCGCGAACGTCTCGGCGGTCTGCTCAAGTATTACTACCGCGACGCAGCTTGA
- a CDS encoding DUF1592 domain-containing protein, whose translation MIRLCFLIIACLFGIASASAAEPFEAFLKKYCVRCHSSQREEGDIRIDRLSRDFKAGVDTHNWAEVLDKVNSGEMPPEDEPQPTQNEITAFVTNLNSLLKEGRAARLAARPTVAHYRLSRKEYQNTIYDLLGVRYDPAKPGELNEDTLWHGIERIGSQLSLSPSHVDRYYRAADIVLERAFPGTSGEARKIHKTAAELRYGGAKIQQEALDRLGIKRPLRYLHFPGQLQPALLPHWFGKTGPELSGLYKLRLQASGTRPPGGQPAHFSIGKKTGEETVDGLIEFDITAPEDSPQVYEFEVFLEMPATLYFCVVATDVVDRRSGAAFRNALSKRGSYIFTHSSETLLLNPNAPQMFDDKGNGIFSTVLLDWIEWEGPLVADTEKSRRKGVLPPDDATPEIVAEHLQRFAERAWRRPVKKEELEEYLQSYHAERKAGEKTADAYRIALQGVLTSRNFIYLVEGDPKTRERLTDWEFASRLSYFLWSSMPDNALYAAAKSGTLHGEGLEKQVDRILTDSRINRFIDDFSRQWLQLHRVGMFPPDKKLYPSYDDWLETSMHAEPVEYFREMLANNLPIEGFLDSDWTMANARLCDFYGLTEPEQDGFQRVSLEPKDNRGGLLTMGAVLGLTSDGTRHRPVHRGVWVSETIFNKTPPPPPANVDPIEPIPPKGTKITIRQRIEAHAKNANCASCHRNIDPFGLAFDRYDAIGQWRTRERVPTGVGEDPLVDASGVMPDGRPFTDTVQFKRLVLEDRDKVARAFIEHLCTYALRRVLTVDDQDDLNVIQEEAKKHEYRIKDIVRAVALSDLMRKR comes from the coding sequence ATGATCCGATTGTGTTTCCTAATCATTGCATGCCTGTTCGGCATCGCGTCAGCCTCGGCTGCGGAACCGTTTGAGGCGTTTCTGAAAAAGTACTGCGTCCGCTGCCATAGCTCTCAGAGGGAGGAAGGCGACATTCGGATCGACCGACTGTCGCGCGACTTCAAGGCGGGGGTGGACACTCACAATTGGGCAGAAGTGCTCGATAAGGTCAACAGCGGCGAGATGCCACCAGAAGATGAACCGCAGCCGACTCAAAACGAGATTACGGCCTTCGTCACGAATCTCAACTCGCTGCTCAAGGAAGGCCGGGCGGCCCGCTTGGCGGCGCGGCCAACGGTGGCACATTATCGACTGAGTCGGAAGGAATATCAAAACACAATCTACGATCTACTCGGAGTGCGTTACGACCCTGCCAAACCAGGAGAGTTGAATGAGGATACGCTGTGGCACGGGATTGAGCGCATCGGGTCGCAACTTTCGCTTTCGCCTTCGCATGTGGACCGTTATTACCGCGCGGCGGACATCGTGCTCGAACGCGCATTCCCCGGCACGTCGGGCGAGGCTCGCAAAATCCACAAGACTGCTGCGGAGTTGCGTTACGGCGGCGCGAAGATCCAGCAGGAGGCACTGGACCGGTTGGGAATTAAACGACCACTGCGTTACCTTCACTTCCCCGGTCAACTTCAGCCCGCACTTTTGCCTCACTGGTTTGGGAAGACCGGCCCGGAGCTCAGCGGTTTGTATAAACTCCGCCTTCAGGCCAGCGGAACTCGCCCGCCCGGCGGTCAGCCTGCCCACTTTAGCATCGGGAAGAAGACCGGTGAGGAGACCGTAGACGGCCTCATCGAATTTGACATAACGGCACCAGAGGACAGTCCGCAGGTTTATGAGTTCGAGGTGTTCCTCGAGATGCCAGCGACACTGTATTTCTGCGTGGTGGCTACCGATGTTGTGGACAGAAGAAGTGGCGCTGCCTTCCGCAATGCACTCTCCAAGAGGGGTAGTTATATATTCACGCACAGCAGCGAGACCCTGCTCTTAAACCCCAATGCCCCGCAGATGTTCGATGACAAAGGGAACGGCATTTTCTCGACGGTGCTCCTCGATTGGATCGAATGGGAAGGACCCCTGGTTGCGGACACCGAAAAATCACGACGAAAAGGCGTGCTGCCACCCGACGACGCCACACCCGAGATAGTCGCCGAGCACTTGCAACGCTTTGCCGAACGCGCCTGGCGGCGACCAGTGAAGAAGGAGGAACTGGAAGAGTATCTACAATCCTATCACGCCGAACGCAAGGCGGGGGAAAAGACCGCCGATGCCTATCGAATCGCACTGCAGGGCGTGCTGACGTCCAGAAACTTCATCTACCTTGTCGAGGGCGATCCAAAGACTCGCGAACGTCTCACCGACTGGGAGTTCGCCTCGCGTCTCTCGTATTTCCTATGGAGTTCGATGCCCGACAACGCCCTCTACGCCGCTGCCAAAAGCGGTACCTTGCATGGCGAGGGCTTGGAAAAACAAGTCGACCGCATACTGACGGACAGCCGGATAAACCGCTTCATCGACGACTTTTCGCGGCAGTGGTTGCAGCTGCACCGCGTGGGCATGTTCCCGCCGGATAAGAAGCTTTACCCCAGTTACGACGACTGGCTCGAGACAAGTATGCACGCCGAGCCGGTCGAGTATTTCCGCGAGATGCTCGCGAATAATCTGCCCATCGAGGGCTTCCTCGATTCCGATTGGACGATGGCCAACGCACGGCTCTGCGATTTTTACGGACTAACCGAGCCAGAGCAGGACGGCTTCCAACGTGTCTCGCTCGAGCCTAAGGACAATCGCGGCGGCTTACTCACCATGGGCGCGGTACTCGGGTTGACCTCAGACGGAACGCGACACCGTCCGGTACATCGTGGTGTCTGGGTCAGCGAAACGATCTTCAATAAAACTCCGCCGCCACCGCCAGCCAATGTCGATCCAATCGAACCCATTCCGCCCAAGGGCACCAAGATCACCATCCGGCAAAGAATTGAAGCACACGCTAAGAACGCAAACTGCGCTTCGTGCCACCGCAACATCGATCCGTTTGGGCTGGCCTTTGACCGGTATGATGCCATCGGCCAGTGGCGGACCCGCGAGCGAGTTCCCACGGGCGTGGGGGAAGATCCATTGGTTGATGCCTCCGGCGTCATGCCAGACGGTCGTCCGTTCACTGATACCGTCCAATTCAAGCGGTTGGTGCTTGAGGACCGTGACAAAGTCGCGCGAGCCTTCATCGAACACCTCTGCACCTACGCGCTCCGCCGTGTCCTCACCGTCGATGACCAGGACGATCTCAATGTAATTCAAGAAGAAGCGAAGAAACACGAATACCGAATCAAAGACATCGTACGTGCCGTGGCCTTGTCGGATCTAATGAGAAAACGATAA
- a CDS encoding DUF58 domain-containing protein — translation MSTSVSELNGSTSTHTFSKRFHDLLTRDFCPQVNKFVYWLKHPLALIGGGILSALLLALFMNQTVFLAMLAMTVVLLIAIVWPFITVRGLRGDLTMGTRRTRVGQRVQVSLKLTNKWPWPLWGLMVSKGFFPESQRVNGFSLTRMSAWTTAEFSWEFSPEQRGVYPLETPQIETSFPLGLFTCRSPISCLGELIVWPETVRLEGLPDSSSLDFHEQNMTDRKAGDLGDLIGTRAFREGDSLRRIHWGQTARMQSLIVNERQSPASASAEVIVDICSYLERSPAWDRKVEEVLSIAASVVESLVRQNAYVLCDMSGEIYQLGGNHRNYERYMDALARVPYGGISETNSSQDYSRSRLGTAIVITTAESPLIEYMSKSRNHHSTSWIEVGSLPLEPVANSDCRSSVQSTRWQDDLRANWLRRGHCHVN, via the coding sequence ATGTCCACCAGCGTTTCCGAACTAAATGGTTCAACATCGACTCACACTTTCAGCAAGCGATTTCATGATCTACTGACACGTGACTTCTGCCCGCAAGTGAATAAATTTGTTTACTGGTTGAAGCATCCGCTGGCCTTGATTGGCGGAGGAATTTTGAGCGCTTTGTTGCTCGCGCTGTTCATGAATCAAACGGTATTCCTGGCGATGCTCGCCATGACAGTAGTGCTGCTAATCGCCATTGTCTGGCCGTTCATCACTGTGCGTGGACTCCGTGGTGATTTGACCATGGGAACGCGCCGGACACGAGTCGGACAGCGGGTTCAGGTCAGCCTGAAGTTGACCAACAAATGGCCATGGCCACTTTGGGGGTTGATGGTGTCCAAAGGCTTCTTCCCAGAATCCCAGAGGGTAAACGGCTTCTCTCTCACTCGGATGTCCGCCTGGACAACCGCTGAGTTCAGTTGGGAATTTTCGCCCGAGCAACGTGGAGTCTATCCGCTAGAAACGCCACAAATTGAAACCAGTTTTCCGTTGGGACTATTCACCTGCCGTTCCCCAATATCATGTCTTGGAGAATTGATCGTGTGGCCGGAAACGGTTCGTCTGGAAGGCCTTCCTGATTCAAGCTCACTCGATTTTCACGAACAGAATATGACTGATCGAAAAGCAGGAGACTTAGGAGACTTGATTGGAACGAGAGCCTTTCGTGAAGGAGATTCCCTGCGTCGAATTCATTGGGGCCAAACAGCACGAATGCAGTCGCTGATTGTGAACGAGCGGCAATCTCCCGCATCGGCTTCCGCAGAGGTGATTGTCGATATTTGTAGTTATCTAGAACGCTCTCCGGCGTGGGACCGGAAAGTGGAGGAAGTGCTTTCAATAGCGGCGAGCGTTGTGGAATCACTTGTTCGGCAGAACGCGTATGTTCTTTGTGACATGAGTGGAGAAATCTATCAGTTGGGAGGAAATCACCGGAATTACGAACGGTACATGGACGCTCTTGCGCGTGTTCCCTATGGAGGCATATCAGAAACGAACTCTTCGCAAGACTACTCTCGTTCCCGTCTTGGAACGGCAATTGTTATAACCACGGCTGAATCACCACTCATTGAATACATGAGCAAATCCAGGAATCATCATTCAACCTCTTGGATCGAAGTGGGAAGCCTCCCTTTAGAGCCAGTTGCAAACTCTGATTGTCGGAGTTCTGTTCAAAGCACCCGTTGGCAAGATGACTTGAGAGCTAACTGGCTAAGAAGGGGACATTGCCATGTTAACTAG
- a CDS encoding DUF1552 domain-containing protein, protein MSNIRTQSWLIDRRLALRAMGTCIALPMLECMIPLNAAEHPSTPRRSAFIYLANGVHSLNYQITKPGRDYEFSQSLKPLEKHRQVITPISGLHHPGSLGHHHNCINIWLTGGKLGPSDRNTISVDQKMAEVTAKHTRYPSMEIAITQDSLAWTADGVRLPAMRRCSEIFASLFEEPKGGIAVQRRALRRKASVLDDNLAEVRRLEQKIGAADKGRLDQYLTSVREAEIRTRRAEAWLDTPLPDISDADRKRTNRDIAETQAGDYFRTVYDLMVLAFQTDVTRVVTFSLGGEGQAIAIPEIGITESRHQLSHHGGDPGYMEKLTNYDTFAIEQFSYFLSRLKETKDVNGKPLLGSTMALFGSGMSYGHSHGNANLPLVFAGGSDLGLKHGSHLDFNQGHFGGYQLDKPREHYGLCSRPANPNAHMSNLLLLMAQHMGVETDNFGDSNKVIEL, encoded by the coding sequence ATGAGCAACATTCGAACTCAATCCTGGTTGATCGACCGCCGCCTTGCCCTCCGTGCAATGGGAACCTGCATCGCCCTGCCCATGCTCGAATGCATGATCCCGCTCAACGCGGCCGAACACCCCTCCACGCCTCGGCGCAGCGCTTTTATCTACCTCGCGAACGGCGTCCATTCACTGAACTATCAGATCACCAAGCCGGGCCGGGATTACGAGTTTTCCCAGTCGCTCAAGCCTCTGGAGAAGCACCGCCAGGTCATCACGCCTATCAGCGGTCTGCATCATCCGGGAAGCCTCGGCCACCACCACAACTGCATCAATATCTGGCTAACCGGCGGAAAGCTCGGCCCTTCCGACCGCAACACGATCTCCGTGGACCAGAAGATGGCCGAAGTCACCGCGAAGCACACTCGCTACCCGTCCATGGAAATCGCCATTACGCAGGATTCCCTCGCCTGGACCGCAGACGGCGTTCGGCTTCCGGCGATGCGTCGTTGCAGTGAGATCTTCGCGTCTCTCTTCGAGGAACCGAAAGGCGGCATCGCAGTCCAACGCAGGGCCCTGCGTCGTAAAGCCAGCGTCCTCGATGACAACCTAGCGGAAGTACGTCGGCTTGAGCAAAAGATAGGAGCGGCCGACAAAGGACGACTCGACCAATACCTCACCTCGGTTCGTGAGGCAGAGATCCGCACACGGCGGGCCGAAGCCTGGCTCGACACGCCGCTACCTGACATCTCCGACGCCGACCGCAAACGGACCAACCGGGACATCGCCGAAACCCAGGCAGGCGACTATTTCCGCACCGTCTACGACCTGATGGTGCTCGCCTTTCAAACCGATGTAACACGCGTAGTCACCTTCAGCCTGGGCGGCGAAGGTCAAGCGATTGCCATTCCTGAAATCGGCATTACCGAGTCCCGCCATCAGCTCAGCCACCACGGCGGCGATCCAGGTTACATGGAGAAGCTCACCAACTACGATACGTTCGCAATTGAGCAGTTCAGCTACTTCCTGTCGCGGCTTAAGGAGACGAAGGACGTCAACGGCAAGCCGCTCCTTGGCTCGACGATGGCACTCTTTGGCAGCGGTATGTCCTACGGCCACAGCCATGGAAACGCTAACCTCCCGCTAGTATTCGCTGGCGGTTCGGACCTCGGCCTGAAGCATGGCAGTCATCTCGACTTCAATCAGGGGCACTTCGGCGGTTACCAACTCGACAAACCCCGTGAACATTACGGGCTCTGTAGCCGCCCCGCGAACCCCAACGCCCACATGAGTAACCTGCTGCTCCTCATGGCCCAACACATGGGGGTGGAAACTGACAATTTTGGCGATAGCAACAAGGTGATCGAACTATGA